Genomic segment of Molothrus aeneus isolate 106 chromosome 3, BPBGC_Maene_1.0, whole genome shotgun sequence:
GGACGGAAGGAATCTCTCGAGAGGGGCGGCAGTTCCCGGGCAGAGCGGGGCGGGTGAGCACATGGCAGGGGTGACCATGGCCGCGCCATGTTCGCTCCTTGCTgcccctcccttctccccccGCTCCCCTGGCCCTCGCCGGGCGGGCCGCCCTCACCGTTTTGCGTGCGGACTGTGTCACCGCTGGTCCGCTCGCCGAACACGGCCAGGGGCCCCTCCATCGTCGACATCTTGCCGCCCGGGCGCGGCGCCACACGCACAAGGAACGGACGGGAGGGCGCGGAGAGGCGGGATGGCCGGGGCGGCGCGAGGCACGCTGGGAACGCGCCCCGCTGCGCGCGGGGGCGGTGGGGCGGGGCACGCcccgcggggggcggggccatATCCCGAGCCTGCCCAATCCCAGGGCGCGGCGCCGCCCGGCCTCGAGCCGCGATTGGCGGGCGCCGCTGAACAAAGGCGCCGCGAgacggggcagggctggggcgcTTCCACGAGCTTCTAGAAGGTGTCGCGGGCCTGGGCGCGCAGGCGCGGGGagtgccgccgccgccggtgGTGGGGTAAGGGATGGGCGCGCGCATAGAGCCCGCTGCCCTGCGCTGGGACAGACCCAGCTTCCCAAAGTGGGGACCTCGGCATGCGGCGCCATAACTGCCCTTCTCAAACACGTTACCCATTGCTCGGGACGGTACCCCGAGTCTGGGGAAGGCTGCAAATTCCGAGACCAATCTCGGGTTCTGAGATGCCAAAAGGTGAAGAAGCTGAAGACTTGCTTCCTGGAGAAACTGAGATTCAAGCTGATACTTTaggcagaacatttttaatGAGAATTACCCTGACTCATGACTGCGATTGCACTTGATAATGACACATTGTATGGTTTGAAGGTCTCTGAGCTGTAACTGTTCCCGTTATCCTACCACTTTTCAATGGCCAGGTTAAGTGACGATGCTTGTAGGATAGGGGGGAAAACTTGCTAGTCTGAGGAAAACCTCAGGGGGAGATGGCGAACCTGCAAGGTTCAGGATAAGCATGTATGAATTCGTAGGACATGATGTGAACAGGCTTCTTGAATTTCGACAAGCAGGTACCTTGTGTGGCCAGGAGTGACTGCCAGAGTTATACCTGGCTCCTATGGCAGTGTCCAGAGTTCCCTTGCCAGGTGGTGCCAAGAGATCTCCAGACCTTCATCCTCCTTTCAATACAATTTGCTCTTAGATGACTCAAAAGCATTTTCAGGACTACAGCAGTTAAACACAGCTCCAAAGTAAGGTTCCTGCGCGGTCATGCTGGCAGGAGGATGCTTTGGGAAGGCAGAGAAGCTTTGCTGTacctgtgtgcagcaggagcacttGAAAAGAAGCCTAAAACAGGATTATGGTAGTTCCCGAAACATCTATTCTTGCTATTTACCCACTCTCTTTCCGCGCCTTGGTCCCTCTTCCCTACACCCGTTCCAGGAAAAGCCGACCCGAAGGCCGGCATTCCCTAAAGCTCTTTTTCCGCGGGCAAAAGTTAAAATATGATCCCCCCGAGCCGGAGCggtgttttttggtgttttacGAGACGTGAGTACCGCACAGGCGCCCCTCCCCGGGGAGCTGGGGCGGCTCCGCCGGCGGGGCGGCACCGGCCCCGCGCTCGGCGCTTCCGCCTGACCCGTCAGCGGGCGGAATTCCCGCGGCCGCTTCCGCGGGAAGCGCCGCCCCTCGCGCATGGCGGCGCCCGGGTGTCCCTGAGCGGAGGCAGGGGTGTGCCACCGCCCGGGGCCGTGGCGGCTCCGGCTCCCCATGGCGCTGAGCAGCCGCCTGCTGCTGGCGGCCGCCGGGCTCCGTGCAGCGGGTAAGCCCAGGGCTCGCCGTGCCGGCCTTTCCCGGCGGCAGCTCCGCGACCCCCGCGCTCCCGGGGCCATCCGGCGGCCGGGTGTCTTGGTGCTCCTGTGTCAAGGATGAAGGGTTTATACCTTGTTCTTTGGTAACGCTGCGTCTGATTTCTTGTGTACTTCGCTTTCAGCGTTTTGTAAAGCTTTGGACCTAGTCACGCGTGAGTTTGTATCTTATATACGAGTTTAGAAACGGCATTAGTAGACTTGCAGTTCACCTCATAAATTGGGGAAACAGGTTGAGGTCTTGTCGTTCATCTGTTAagtgcttaaaaaataaaagcaagatgATTCTGCCCTGCTGACTTCTGTAAGTTGTGTCATTCTGTACTGTATCCGTTCTACTGGCTGCACTGCgtgtttttttaatctttggtGTTTTTTATCTGCTTTCCCCCCCAAGGTGTTCGTTTTGCATCAACTACAGCTAGACTCAAAACTGAGACTGAAGTGGACACAAGTGAAAATGAGATTGTTGCCCCAAACTTCACTAACAGAAATCCTCGGAACTTGGAGCAGATGGCCCTGGCTAGGAAGGAGCGTGGCTGGAAGACCACATGGCCAAAGCGTGAGTTCTGGCACAGGTGAGTCAGGAAGTTACTACCAGAAATGAAgactccaaaagaaaaaaaaaaaaacccaaacccaaacaaaaacaacaaaacaaaccccagaaaCCTACATACAAAACATGTATTTTCGGTTGCTCTATTAGTGTTTCTTTCTCAGTAGGCATCCTCTGTGTTCAGAGAGGAGTGAACTAGTAGTATGTGAAAGCATATGTAGTCAAGATTTTTCCATCTATTGTTAAGGCAACGGTAATGTTGCTTAAGCAACAGCTTTTTAACTCTGCGTTCTCTCAACTCCTGTGCTTACCATGCTTCGTGGTTTTATTTGAGGCACCATAATAGTCTGTTTAGGGTTGTTTTaaatttgtgggttttgttttgttttaatttacttGTCCTCTGAAAAATAAGTTCATTTTAAGCTGGCATTTCAAAGTCTTTATTTTGTGGGAGAACCCCATCCAGTTTGTTCATACCAGGAAGGCCGATACTATTGCAGTGCAATAAGAAATAGTTGCTCCTAACAAATATTCTACTGTTATGTGTGGATACTTATGGGGTACTTTCTGACCACTTGCAGATCTCAACAAGTTGCTGTGTCAGATCTCAACACCTGCTGTGTCAGCTCAAGCTTTTAAGGGACTGCATAGTGACCACAAAGTTCCATTTCTGTTGGAGCAGTTGTCCTCATATATATCTGTTCCACACCAAACAGGTGTACATTGCTTGGTTTGGAGTGGGTACTGCTCTGAGGCAACATAGGACTGTGGCCCTGAGGAACTGATGAGAAGTTGCTCTTGGAATTTCACTCTTCTGAGCTAGCAATAGGAGTTGTGTGAGTTgacacaggcaggcagctggaACGACCACAAAATTATGGCTGAAATGCAAAGAGTACACTTAATTTCATTACCTTGCTAATTGAAGGATCCCAAAGCAACACCCAGGCGGAGACACAGGCAGGAATGCAGGCACTGTTAGGCCTGGTTTGTGCAGGTAGTGAGCCTGCTGTTGGCACCCATTTATTAGGGGCATTTAGGTTTACCCTCATGCTATGATCTCTGAGCTTTGATGGTCTGTCTGTCAAAAGAGGGAGCTCAAGCATGTCCATGAGAGAGCCTCCAAGGCTCTTTGAACACCTCTGTTATCTCTATACAGAGATTCTACTTCTCAAAACAGTCAGAGGATAAACAGCAGTAGGCATAATATGTGGGGTTTCCCACAATGTTATTCTCCAGGACTTGGCATTCCCAGCTGCAAGGTCACTTGAGAGAATCCTCCTTGATATTCTTCCACTTTTAACCCTTTCCTCCCAACATGATTGCTGTTTTGTGTCTTACTGAGCAAAACtcgtaatataatgtaatatattaaTACActcaattttatttcataaaggAAGTAATTTAAGCATTTGACCCTGTTCTCTGGAAAAGACATTATAatcctcttttatttctttcctgcccTCAGATTACGGCTAGAGCGGACGCAGCATTACGTAGAAGCCTTTGTCGAGCGCTCCAACGGGGATGTTGTGGTATCTGCCTCTACCCGAGAGTGGGCCATAAAGAGACACTTGTACAGTCCCAAGGGAGTAGCGGCATGCAGAAACCTTGGCCGTGTCATGGCACAGCGCTGTTTGGAAGCAGGAATCAACTTTGTGAACTTTAAAGCCATTATCCCCTGGGAACACCGTTGTGACTCGGCAAGTACCCATCTACTTATTCCTTTGgcccttctttcctttttaggCATTACTTTTACTTCTCTTTACCTTTAATTTACTTATGTAGCTTGACAGTCCCTCCTTGCAACACTCAGAAGGGCTTAgacaagctgcagttcctgATATTATGCTTCCATGAGGCTGTTAACCTCTGCCCCTCCATATAACATGTTCCCACTGATATTTAAGTCCTGCTGGCTTtcttatgtatttatttgtgtCTGTCTTTTAAACAAGATCCAGGAATTTGAGAAAGCTGTGAAGGAGGGTGGTGTTGTTCTTCATGAACCAAGAAGAATCTACCGGTAAAATGGAGATTGTTGGGAAGACTTTCCGAGGAACAAGGATCACTTCTTTAGGTTTGTGTACTGGCAAAGGGAAGGTCCAGAGCTGGAAAAAGTTGGAATGTGTCAtcttataataaaatattttcaaatggaTAGGAGTGTGtcattttctttattctaaAATGATCAACACCTTTAATGCTAGAATCAACTTACCATAGTTCAACTTGACAAAATTTATTAATGTTAATGTTAAAACAttataatgttttaaaaatttttttttatttttaatatttgattttgtttgttccAGCCTGAACTCTGGAAATGCTTTGATATTTGATCCCTGTATACTGCCAGTCTAACCTAGCAAAGTGTAGACATTACACTAATGTTTAGAACTGTGATAAAGTGATAAAGATGTGCAAAGTCTTAGTGAAAATATTAAACTCCCCCAACTCATCTTTGCACCGTTCTTGCAATCCTGAGACTCTTCTAACTGCTTAACCACATGGATAGGTCTACAAGGGAAGCTGCAGAAATTTGTGCTGTAGGGAATAAGAAGCCCCATTCTCCCCTTGTGTGTCTGTCCGCTGCTTCGCACAGGCTGGTGCTGTCAGCGTTTCTGCCTGATGGCTCGGCAGAGCTCCCAACTACGACCAGGCTGTGAAATCCCCACAGAAACTGTGTTGGAACCCTCTGACAGGCAAGTTCAGGGAggccagcctgggcagtgccactcctgtgcctgtgtcccggtgctgtgcctgctgccttgTGTGTGCgtgctctggggcaggagaagggaatgCCAGGGGTCTGTGCCGGGATTCAGCAGCATGCGGGGTGAGCCCGGCCCGCTTCTGGCATCTTTATTTAATCCTCAGACATAATGAAAAACAACCACTGTTTTACTAGATTTTTACCGAGTTGTCGGTTCATAATAATAGCAACTCTCAGACAGTGACAGCCCCTGAGCGATCTGTATTTCCGGCAGGCGCgcagtgggagctgcccctgcGCTCCCTGTGAGcgggggctgtgcctggagagGCTTCGCAGCCTAAACCtcccagcctaaacctcccagTCCTTCGTTCCCAGCGCTCGGGTCACGCTGGAGGCTCCCGCGGCGCTGCCTTTCCCGTCCTTCGGCGTGGATCGGGCCCGCcccccggggcagcggcgggcaCGCAGGCgcgccggccgggccgggcagcggGAGGGCGGCGATGGAGGTGGGCGCCGAGGGCTTTGCCCAGTGCCTGCCGCGCCTCCGGCGCCGCATCCTCCGCGCCGCATTCGTGGGTGAGCGTCGAGGGCGTCTCGTCTGGCCTCCAGTGCTGCCCTCGGCCCCCCAGGGCCCCTGCCTGACGTGGGGACCTGGGCACTGAGGGGTATCGCAGCCGATAATGGCGCTGCTGCGCCCACAACAGCGAGCACTGAGGCGCGGGGATTCAAACGGGAAAGGGAACTCCAGGCGCGGTGCTGGCCTCGGCTCGGCCGGCTGGGGGCCAGGGGTGTTGGGGTTCGGGGTGTGGGCACGAACACAGCACAGGGTGAGGCAGGCCCCTCCTGAGGGGCGtgggggaggtgtccctgcctcaTCCTGCCTCAGGAATGAGGCAGCTGGAGGTGTGAGCCCCACAGCTTTTTCTCTTGAGCTGGCTTCCTGTGGTTTGACAAAGGTTACGGTGAAGAGAAGTGTTAGAGACCCCCGTCCTGGTGGTGCGTCGAATTCAGATTTTCTTGTGTTCTTTCCACTTCAACAGCCCTTGATGTGGAGTTTACTGGTTTGCATTCAACTTCCCTACAAAACAACGAGCCGAGGTAAAGCTCTTGGACTTGAAATGTGAGGGAGACTTGTTGTTCTAGCCCTGTGAGAACAACCTGTACATAGCAGCCCTTCTTGTGTCCCCTCTCCCCaattctggttttgttcccAGCCTGTTTGACTCCCCTGCGGAGCGGTATGTGAAGGCCAGGCAGAGTGTTCAGCGCTTCACCCTGGTTCAGCTCGGTAAGTGCGGCTCTGACACGGAAAGTGATCTCCCGCCGTCCTACGGGTAACTGGCCTTTTGCTAACAGGTGCGTCCTGCAGGTGCCTCTGGCATTAATTCACTCATTCCAGAGACGTTTGCTTGTTGggtcccccccccccacccaccCCCGAAGTTTAACACTATcagctttttaataaataaagtcAGGTGGGCTATATTGTTTTTACGGGTCTAAAGTTGACCATATTTAaaggtcacatttaaaaataCGAAGCTTTTAAATCAGAGGATGCAAGCAAGAAGCGTATGACGGCAGCTCCTGTTCAAAGCTGTGTCATTCGATACAGTGCACTATGAGGAAAATGAAGGCTGCTATTTCTGTTATtcttaaaataacaaatcagcATGAGAAAGGGCCTGTGGAGGAGAGCTATTGGCAGTTAAGAACCAGTAAGGAGTCATGAAGCAAGCTTGAAAACAGTTTGAAATATTGTTGAAAGTCTTGGGGTATGTAAGATCTTCATGTGCCTTTTAGGgattaacagaagaaaaaaaaaaactgagaaCCCATGTTTCAGTCCTCTGTGGTGCCCAGCTTATTCCAAACACTATTGTAGTGTAGTTGGTCCCACAGACTCATCTGTATATGCACAGTCAGGGACTCATCACCACCTCACCTCTCGCCATTGCTCAGTCTGTTTGTTGTTTAATTCAGATTTGACTCATTTTCCCACATAGCAGTGAAAGCTGGTCCTGTTCAGCTCTCAGGAATCCAGGGAGTGGCCTGGCAGTTGCTGCTAGGATTGGCACAGTGACATTCCTGAATGGAAAGCACGTATTTCTTGAGGGGCTCCCCACATCCCTCATCTCATTTGCAGGCGGTCAGTAGACATCCAGCTAAACGCTGCCATCTCAACAGAGGTTTCTTTCTTGCAGGGCTGGCAATATtctcaaaagaaaattcaaacaAGTAAGTcaaaaagcagttttctgtTACAATGAGGATAGTGCAGTAAAAATTTTATACATAATTCCCTTTGGGCGGAGTTATTTCTTGTAATTATCTTCtagagatatttttcttttcattttaggtATGTGGTGCATTCATataacttttttctctttccctcaaCACTGGGAATAAAGGATGTTGAATTCACCCTCTCTGCATCTAGTATTCAGTTCCTGTCTCATTATGGCTTTGACTACAACAAGGTATGTAATCTCTTCCAGAAATGCAGAACAGAGGAAATCTCTGCAACTGCAGAAGAAATCAGATTAGTATCCCTAAATGTTAATGTTTCTGGGGTAAATAGCATCTTCCTAAAGTATGAATGCATCATGCAGTTTGTTACCAACAGGGGTAGTGAGTGCTGTTTTTTCTGAACTAATGTAAAGGCAATAACCACGTCCTTGTCAACATCACACAGATTCTCCtgcctcaaaaaaaaacccgaacCTTATATTTGGTGAGTTACGGATTTGCTAAACAAACCCTGGTGGGTGTCTTTACTATCCATGAAGGTGCAGAAGTATCAGTTTACCAGCATCTTACACATTGTCACAATTCCCATAAAATTCAGACTCTGTTATCCCATAAGAGTACTGTTTTGCAATTCTGGGCAGGAACCATCTGACTTCTTGACTCTTGGAGGCATCTTattaaaggaaaagtaaaagaagagcaaaaaagCTGATTACAGTTGACAAatatccttttctttcttcaataCCTGTTGGATTGCCTACAGTTTGTTTGTCCTGACTAATCTGCTAATTCTCTAATGTGCTGTGAGAAAATCCAGGGGAATGTAACCAACCTGGCATTTTCTCTCCCCTCAGTTCCTCAAAGATGGAATCCCGTACATGAATGAGGTACAGGAGAAGATCCTTAGGCAGCACCTCTTAGCAGGTACCTGGAAAGTCTGCAGGTGAGCACTTCTCAGTACTGTGCTCATGGCTCAGTTTCACTCAGATCACATTTTGTAGGAATACTGAAACCTGTCAGGCTGAACAGCTCGCTGCCAGCTGTTCCAGCATGCCATGGTGTCTGAAGGAGAATTGAGATCTCAGGATATTATGTGGAGAATTGGGTGCACATTGGGAAATGAAGCTTTTGCATTCCTACAGCAAGGCACAAGGCTTCATCTGTAAAGAGCATTTCTCACATTGCCTCTTTTCCCTCATCCAGCACCAGTAATGCTGACAGGGATGTCCTGAAGAAAGCTATTGATGAAGTGACCACTTGGATAGCTGCAGCAAAGGAAGAGGATACTATGATTCTGCAGGATCTGAGTGGTATGAAACAGTGCCTCTCTTAGGTGCCTGTGGGCTCTGAGTGGCTTCATCATTTTTTGTGAACCTCTGGGGCTATAGCTGTCCTTTCTTCTGTTAAATTGCTCTATTGAGAGGGAAAGCACCAGTGCCTATCCTGCCTTTACAACTCTTTTCCCCAGTTTATACTTcacctcctgtcaggagttcaTCTCTGGCCTCTTCTACTCTGCTCTCTTGGGGTGCTGGGTCTTTCTGAAGCAGATATGGATGTCTGGACGTTTGGAGCATGCTTTGTTGTAATTAGCTTCCATTTTGTTGttcctctgagcagcagctggagaataAGTAGTTACTCTGAATCAGGATAACATTTTACACGCTTTAAATCCTGggtgatttggtttttttttattttcttcccctcctttcAGAGTTGAGTCCCTCTCGTTGGAGCAACAGGGAGTCCCATAGAGACACATATATGAAAGTGGGAATAAACAGGTCACTTACCCCTGTGTTAGGTTTTGGGAGCACTGTAGCAGAGCTGAGGAACTTCTGTGCTGACTTGAAGAACAGAGGATATTTGCAGGGAATAATTTGTAGGTTTACTCACAAAGCCCAAAACTTCATCTTCTAGGTCAGGGAGTATAATATGGAAAAGGTTAGGAAGAACAGAGTATTCAAGGATTTGTGTGTTGAGTTTTTGCAGAGTATGCAATAGGAGGGGTGGAAACTGTGCTGtgatttttatctgctttttcaGCTAGATATAATACTGATATTTTAATAGAGTCTGGCACTGGTGAGTACCTGTGATAAGAAAGACATTTATTTAAGTAAGCAAGAAGATTGATTCAGGTGTCTCTTTTAATGCTGTTCAGAAGAGGACTGGGTTAGTTCCTTGTCAGCTGTGGGGAAAAATGCATTGGTACCCTTTGTGTGATTGGCTTCTGGGTCTGTTGCTCTGAAACTGAAACTGTCCCAAACCAGAGAGTGTCTTTTTCAGAGTAGTAGCCTTCCTCCCTCTTCAGttagttttttcctttcctccgtGTCCTTACAAAAGCTCATTTGCCTGAAATTTTCACTGcaaatgtgatttttggggttttttttgtgttttgtttatttctgtgggtttgtggttgttgttgttttcttgttgttgttttctttcctctgtgtgtgtgtgtgtctatgttttttgtttgttttgttttctttcagtcatTGTGTGTGGTAATGTACCAGGATCATATGTTGAGGAATATTTTCTATATGTTGGGGGAGAGACatgtcagtctgtctgtctaGAGGAATGGTGTATTTTCCTTAATGGGCTTCTCTGCACCTCTGAAGCTTatgttgcctttttttgtgtgtcatAGGCTATCATGTGATTGAAGTTCAGCTGGTTCTGAGGCAGGCTCTTGAAAATGTTTGGACAGAGCCTCTTGGAGACAAGAAGGTGAGATGGAAATGTGGACCTTTTGAAAAGAGAA
This window contains:
- the MRPL18 gene encoding large ribosomal subunit protein uL18m; the encoded protein is MALSSRLLLAAAGLRAAGVRFASTTARLKTETEVDTSENEIVAPNFTNRNPRNLEQMALARKERGWKTTWPKREFWHRLRLERTQHYVEAFVERSNGDVVVSASTREWAIKRHLYSPKGVAACRNLGRVMAQRCLEAGINFVNFKAIIPWEHRCDSIQEFEKAVKEGGVVLHEPRRIYR